In one Niallia taxi genomic region, the following are encoded:
- a CDS encoding aspartyl-phosphate phosphatase Spo0E family protein, whose translation MQSRKQELLLAIQRKREVMIEEALRTGYTSEETVRYSQELDELIFQYQLHLRLQKTKMNIVKKSFKSMIVWPKHLVYKPQVISEIL comes from the coding sequence GTGCAATCGAGGAAACAAGAATTACTGCTTGCTATTCAAAGAAAAAGAGAGGTGATGATAGAGGAAGCATTACGTACAGGATATACAAGTGAGGAAACAGTGAGATACAGTCAGGAACTGGATGAACTTATTTTTCAGTATCAGCTTCATCTTCGGCTGCAAAAGACAAAGATGAATATTGTAAAAAAGTCATTTAAATCAATGATCGTTTGGCCAAAGCACCTTGTATATAAACCACAAGTTATTTCTGAGATACTTTAA
- a CDS encoding pyridoxal phosphate-dependent aminotransferase, with protein MKEYRQSALLDRLPVQFFASLVGKVSTYVKEGYDVINLGQGNPDQPTPEFIVRSLQKAAENPINHKYSPFRGYPSLKQAVAKFYKKEYGVDLDPETEVAVLFGGKAGLVELPQCLLNPFDTVLVPDPGYPDYLSGVALAQGEMVMMPLEEKNHFLPDYNKISESVLEKAKLMFLNYPNNPTGATATEEFFAETVALSLQHDICVVHDFAYGAIGFDGKKPISFLQTPGAKDAGIEIYTLSKTFNMAGWRVGFAVGNKSVVSALNLYQDHLYVSLFGAIQEAAITALSSSFEEVERLTSMYESRRNVFIEGLKSIGWKVEAPSGSFFAWLKVPNGYTSEEFADYLLDKAHIAVAPGIGFGEYGEGYVRAGLLTSEERLLEAVERLSKLTIK; from the coding sequence ATGAAGGAGTACCGTCAATCGGCGTTGCTGGATAGGCTGCCAGTTCAATTTTTTGCTTCCCTTGTCGGGAAAGTTTCTACATATGTGAAAGAGGGCTATGATGTTATTAATTTAGGACAAGGAAATCCAGATCAGCCAACTCCTGAATTTATTGTCAGAAGTCTACAAAAGGCTGCAGAAAACCCAATTAACCACAAATATTCCCCTTTTAGAGGCTACCCTTCTTTAAAACAGGCGGTAGCAAAATTTTATAAAAAAGAATATGGAGTGGACTTGGACCCGGAGACGGAGGTTGCTGTACTGTTTGGCGGTAAGGCTGGCCTTGTCGAATTACCACAATGTCTACTCAATCCTTTCGATACGGTGCTTGTGCCCGATCCAGGCTATCCTGATTATTTGTCAGGTGTTGCACTTGCACAAGGGGAAATGGTCATGATGCCATTGGAGGAAAAAAATCACTTTTTACCTGACTATAACAAGATTTCAGAGTCAGTGCTTGAGAAGGCTAAATTAATGTTTTTAAATTACCCTAATAATCCGACTGGAGCAACTGCAACAGAGGAATTTTTTGCTGAAACAGTTGCGCTTAGCCTCCAGCATGATATATGCGTTGTTCATGATTTTGCATATGGGGCAATCGGATTTGATGGGAAAAAGCCAATCAGCTTCCTGCAAACACCTGGAGCAAAGGATGCAGGCATTGAGATATATACCTTATCAAAAACATTCAATATGGCTGGCTGGAGAGTAGGTTTTGCAGTGGGAAATAAAAGTGTTGTTTCTGCTTTAAATCTTTATCAGGATCATCTTTATGTCAGTCTTTTTGGAGCGATCCAAGAAGCAGCCATAACAGCATTGTCTAGTTCATTTGAAGAAGTGGAAAGACTAACAAGCATGTATGAAAGCAGAAGAAATGTATTTATTGAGGGTCTTAAAAGCATCGGCTGGAAAGTGGAGGCACCAAGCGGGTCTTTTTTTGCATGGTTAAAGGTTCCCAATGGGTACACTTCAGAGGAGTTTGCAGACTACTTACTGGATAAGGCACATATTGCTGTTGCACCTGGTATAGGGTTCGGAGAATATGGGGAGGGTTATGTTCGAGCAGGCTTGCTTACATCTGAAGAGAGGCTGCTAGAAGCGGTTGAACGGCTGAGTAAGCTTACAATTAAATAG
- a CDS encoding carbon-nitrogen family hydrolase, protein MSWNVSIIQMDIVFGDPEQNFLAAENWIKAACEGKETDIVILPELWTTGYDLTRLNEIGDSHAHKAISFFQKLAKTYQVHIIGGSVANKKDDGIYNTLLVINKEGQLVHTYDKLHLFQLMDEHLYLKSGSSTGLFTLDDEILAGMICYDIRFPEWVRTHTSKGAKVLFVSAEWPLARLVHWKALLIARAIENQCYIVACNRSGSDPKNAFAGHSLIIDPWGEVIGEAGEKQEILTRTIDLAKVTEVREMIPIFTDRKPEFY, encoded by the coding sequence TTGAGTTGGAATGTTAGTATTATTCAAATGGATATTGTATTTGGTGATCCGGAACAAAATTTCCTTGCTGCTGAAAACTGGATAAAGGCGGCGTGTGAAGGAAAGGAGACGGATATTGTCATATTGCCAGAATTATGGACAACAGGCTATGATTTAACCCGCCTTAATGAAATTGGAGACAGTCATGCGCACAAGGCAATCAGCTTTTTCCAGAAGCTCGCCAAGACCTATCAGGTTCATATAATAGGTGGCTCTGTCGCTAACAAAAAAGACGACGGCATATACAATACACTCCTTGTCATTAATAAAGAAGGACAGCTTGTTCATACGTATGATAAACTGCATTTGTTTCAGCTGATGGATGAGCATCTTTATTTAAAAAGTGGAAGCTCGACTGGGCTATTTACATTGGATGATGAAATCCTTGCAGGGATGATCTGCTATGACATTCGGTTCCCTGAATGGGTTCGCACCCATACTTCAAAAGGTGCAAAGGTATTGTTTGTTTCAGCAGAATGGCCGCTCGCCCGTCTTGTCCACTGGAAAGCACTATTGATCGCAAGGGCAATTGAAAACCAATGCTATATAGTTGCCTGCAACAGAAGCGGCTCAGATCCTAAAAATGCGTTTGCAGGACACAGCCTAATAATTGACCCATGGGGAGAGGTCATCGGTGAAGCAGGCGAAAAGCAGGAAATCCTAACAAGGACAATTGATCTAGCAAAAGTAACAGAGGTGCGGGAAATGATTCCGATTTTCACTGACAGAAAACCAGAATTTTATTAA
- a CDS encoding DUF2087 domain-containing protein, with translation MQLDRLVAFHKTIGDPTRIRIISLLAAKPWNGQALAGKLGLTAPTITHHLKKLREINVVYERREKNTIYFYLNKSVITHQADALIKLFQFEKGVDEVEVTNEEAAKIIDNFIGADGKLKNIPAQRKKKLIIFRHIVKGLKEGKKYEEKELNDYIKRYFDDYATIRREFIINHFMYRENNIYELNPEEMWAK, from the coding sequence ATGCAGCTTGACAGATTAGTTGCTTTTCATAAAACAATCGGTGATCCAACAAGAATCAGAATTATCTCCTTGCTCGCTGCAAAGCCGTGGAATGGCCAAGCGCTTGCTGGGAAGCTAGGCTTAACGGCCCCAACGATAACACATCATTTAAAGAAACTGCGGGAAATAAATGTCGTATACGAACGCAGAGAAAAAAACACGATTTACTTCTATTTAAACAAATCGGTCATAACACATCAGGCAGATGCGCTTATTAAGCTGTTCCAATTTGAGAAAGGAGTGGATGAAGTGGAGGTCACAAATGAAGAAGCAGCAAAAATTATCGATAATTTTATTGGTGCTGATGGAAAGCTGAAAAACATTCCTGCACAAAGGAAAAAGAAGCTGATTATTTTCCGCCATATTGTGAAAGGGCTTAAGGAAGGCAAGAAATACGAGGAAAAAGAGCTTAATGACTATATAAAAAGGTACTTTGATGATTATGCTACCATTCGGAGAGAGTTTATTATTAATCACTTCATGTATCGGGAAAATAATATATATGAATTGAATCCGGAAGAGATGTGGGCAAAGTAA
- a CDS encoding PAS domain S-box protein, which produces MSGEIYTNEMQQIQQLKKKISFLEQENKRLRNENNCREMVKELKEAVFENSSEGMVILNGNGVILEANSAIRDIFYIHKKDIVGRNLSHYLPQEHRDDLWAWISMKPEQKAGKTERLFIENHEKSSYAEIHISSINKYPYYLAVFKDVTYMRNLEKRQHKDAALFRDFFTEALDGIVLWKENGQITKANKAALAIFESSQEEMLQHKISDYVYEKDKSYLHIMENLCLKKSHRDELMFLMPNGQKKLLEFTTKLHSVDGLHMSIFRNITSRYKMELELLDSKSMFETIFEEVFDGVILWDRDYKIIDINKAALRLLSKDKEGLIGVNLLDYLPEGKTIGEEIKPKLLSLRNEGQNRGIYTATFNGDDWTQLEFRNKYNIYSGCSITTLRDITENAILEEQIRKSSTLHVIGELAAGIAHEIRNPMTALKGFIQLLESSNETDKHAMYFTVIKSELSRIETIINEFLLLSKPQNVKFVKADLQQIMNETLDLLNAQAVLFNVQFTRLYTNSNTEMFCEPNQLKKVFINIVKNGMEVLESGGEIKASINPMPDYFHIIIEDNGIGLSKEKLAKLGEPFYTTKEKGTGLGLMVSFKIIKEHEGKIEVESEEGIGTKFHIYLPRKKI; this is translated from the coding sequence TTGTCTGGTGAAATCTATACAAATGAGATGCAGCAAATCCAACAGCTGAAGAAAAAAATCAGCTTTTTAGAACAAGAAAACAAAAGGCTGAGAAATGAGAATAATTGCAGGGAAATGGTGAAGGAGCTGAAAGAGGCTGTATTCGAAAATTCCAGTGAGGGTATGGTGATTTTGAATGGAAATGGAGTAATCCTTGAGGCAAACAGTGCAATAAGGGATATTTTCTACATCCATAAAAAAGATATTGTCGGACGCAACCTTAGCCATTATCTCCCGCAAGAGCACAGAGATGACTTGTGGGCATGGATAAGCATGAAGCCAGAGCAGAAAGCCGGAAAAACAGAACGCTTGTTTATAGAAAATCATGAAAAAAGCTCCTATGCGGAAATACATATATCAAGTATTAACAAATATCCTTATTATTTGGCAGTTTTTAAGGATGTCACATATATGCGCAACCTGGAAAAAAGGCAGCATAAGGATGCCGCCTTATTTCGTGATTTCTTTACAGAGGCCCTTGATGGGATTGTGCTATGGAAGGAAAATGGGCAAATTACCAAAGCAAATAAAGCTGCTCTAGCGATTTTTGAAAGCAGTCAGGAAGAAATGCTGCAGCATAAAATCAGTGACTATGTATATGAGAAAGATAAAAGCTATCTCCATATCATGGAAAACCTATGTTTGAAAAAATCTCATCGTGATGAGCTTATGTTCTTGATGCCTAATGGACAAAAAAAGCTGTTAGAGTTTACAACAAAGCTTCATTCTGTTGATGGCCTGCATATGAGCATTTTTCGTAATATAACAAGTCGCTATAAAATGGAGCTTGAGCTCCTTGACAGTAAAAGCATGTTTGAAACAATTTTTGAAGAAGTATTTGATGGGGTTATTCTTTGGGACAGGGATTATAAAATCATTGATATCAATAAAGCAGCATTGCGCTTACTTTCTAAAGATAAGGAAGGCCTAATTGGCGTTAATCTGCTCGATTATTTGCCTGAGGGGAAAACGATTGGGGAAGAGATCAAGCCAAAACTTCTTTCACTAAGGAATGAAGGACAAAACAGGGGGATTTATACTGCCACATTCAATGGTGATGATTGGACACAGTTAGAATTTCGGAACAAATATAATATCTACTCAGGCTGCAGTATAACCACATTAAGAGATATTACAGAAAATGCTATTTTGGAAGAGCAAATCAGAAAATCCTCGACACTCCATGTAATCGGTGAGCTTGCAGCAGGAATTGCCCATGAGATAAGGAACCCAATGACGGCACTAAAAGGCTTCATTCAATTATTAGAAAGCAGCAATGAGACGGATAAGCATGCGATGTATTTTACAGTCATAAAGTCAGAGCTTAGCCGAATTGAAACGATAATTAATGAATTTCTGCTCCTTTCAAAGCCACAAAATGTGAAGTTCGTCAAGGCGGATCTGCAGCAAATAATGAATGAAACATTGGATCTGCTTAATGCACAAGCAGTTCTATTTAATGTTCAATTTACAAGACTGTATACTAATTCGAACACAGAAATGTTTTGCGAACCAAACCAATTAAAAAAAGTATTCATTAATATTGTGAAAAATGGCATGGAGGTGTTAGAATCCGGTGGGGAAATTAAGGCAAGTATAAATCCGATGCCGGATTACTTTCATATCATCATTGAAGATAATGGTATCGGCCTGAGCAAGGAAAAACTCGCAAAGCTTGGAGAACCTTTTTATACGACGAAGGAAAAGGGGACTGGGTTAGGGTTAATGGTTTCTTTTAAAATAATTAAAGAGCATGAAGGAAAAATAGAGGTAGAATCAGAAGAAGGAATAGGGACTAAATTTCATATTTACTTACCACGAAAAAAAATATAA
- a CDS encoding acyltransferase family protein produces MKQVRDYYFDNAKFLLIFFVVFGHSIQSFTNDSNSIYSLYKVIYTFHMPAFILISGFFAKGIYEEGYVQKYLKRLILPYIIFQLIYSVFYYYLYGKSSFTVDPLSPHWSLWFLISLFFWNMLLLGFSKMKPLYGLGIALILGLAIGFVDWTSSYLSLTRTFVFFPLFLLGYYMNKKHFEWIRTKGFKIGAIIIFVVVFAGFYYFPSINYQWLLGSKPYDVLASSALEAILVRIGFYLLSFLMIFCFFACVPQKKYFFTRFGKNTLYVYLLHGFFIRIFRTTDLQEAFTTPKSYFLIVLLAFLLTLVLSSNLVASLAQPFIEFRTTKMQKWSTKASYKEKLF; encoded by the coding sequence ATGAAACAGGTCCGAGATTATTACTTTGACAATGCGAAGTTTCTTTTGATTTTTTTCGTTGTATTTGGACACTCTATCCAATCTTTTACCAATGATAGCAATAGTATTTATAGCTTATACAAAGTCATCTACACTTTTCATATGCCGGCATTTATCCTGATTTCCGGATTTTTTGCGAAGGGAATTTATGAGGAAGGCTATGTGCAAAAATATTTAAAAAGGCTTATATTGCCGTACATTATCTTTCAGCTCATTTACAGTGTCTTTTATTATTATCTTTATGGCAAGTCTAGCTTTACAGTCGACCCTTTAAGCCCACACTGGTCATTATGGTTTTTAATCAGCTTATTTTTCTGGAACATGCTGTTATTAGGATTTTCTAAAATGAAGCCACTGTACGGCTTGGGCATTGCGCTAATTCTCGGCTTAGCAATCGGTTTTGTTGATTGGACCTCAAGCTATTTAAGTCTTACAAGAACTTTCGTTTTCTTCCCTCTGTTTTTATTAGGATATTATATGAATAAAAAACACTTTGAGTGGATTAGGACAAAGGGATTCAAAATTGGAGCTATTATTATTTTTGTAGTAGTGTTCGCAGGGTTCTACTATTTCCCAAGTATTAATTATCAATGGCTTTTAGGTTCAAAACCATATGATGTATTAGCCTCTTCTGCTTTAGAAGCCATACTTGTAAGAATAGGTTTTTACTTATTAAGCTTTTTAATGATTTTTTGTTTCTTTGCCTGTGTCCCGCAAAAAAAGTATTTCTTTACACGCTTTGGCAAAAACACACTTTATGTATATTTATTACACGGATTTTTTATCCGCATCTTTCGTACAACAGATTTGCAGGAGGCATTTACAACACCTAAATCTTATTTTCTAATTGTGCTTTTGGCTTTCCTGCTAACACTTGTACTGTCGAGTAATTTAGTTGCCTCACTTGCACAGCCATTTATAGAATTCCGAACAACCAAAATGCAGAAATGGTCAACTAAGGCAAGCTATAAAGAGAAGCTATTTTAA
- a CDS encoding TrkH family potassium uptake protein, translating into MRRTVREMLNKFTPAQIITGYYLLAVSASVILLSLPIAHKEGVHVSIMDTLFTAISAVSVTGLTVINISDTYSTIGIFILMFVLQFGGIGVMTLGTFFWMLLRKKIGLKERQLIMLDHNQSHLSGLVQLIREIIKLILIIELVGAIVLTLQLHQYFPTWKDAFVHGLFASISATTNGGFDLSGNSLVPYKDDYFIQLVNIILITLGAIGFPVLIELKNYLFPKNPGKLFRFSLFTKLTTLTFGLLLLFGTVSIIIIESNHYFIGMNWHQIFFNAFFHSASTRSGGLATMDLNDYTMGTLVIFCILMFIGASPSSVGGGIRTTTFALNLLFIYHYANGNRHIKIFKREIHEEDIIKSMVVTILAFCLCFIATVILCITEDAPLIKILFEVCSAFGTTGLSLGLTPELSGVGKCVIMILMFIGRIGLTSFIYIIGGKEKKDNFHYPKERIIIG; encoded by the coding sequence ATGAGAAGAACGGTAAGGGAGATGCTGAATAAATTCACTCCAGCTCAAATAATAACAGGCTATTATTTACTGGCAGTCAGTGCTTCCGTTATATTATTAAGCTTGCCGATTGCTCACAAAGAAGGTGTCCATGTGTCAATTATGGATACACTGTTTACAGCGATAAGTGCTGTAAGTGTGACAGGGCTGACTGTAATAAATATATCTGATACATATAGTACAATTGGCATCTTTATTTTAATGTTTGTCCTTCAGTTTGGAGGAATAGGTGTAATGACTCTTGGAACATTCTTTTGGATGCTGCTTCGTAAAAAAATCGGCTTAAAGGAACGGCAGCTCATTATGCTTGACCACAATCAATCTCATTTGTCTGGTCTTGTCCAGCTCATCAGGGAAATCATCAAGCTAATTTTGATCATTGAGCTTGTTGGTGCAATTGTGCTCACACTGCAGTTGCATCAATACTTTCCTACATGGAAGGATGCATTTGTCCATGGACTTTTCGCTTCCATTAGTGCGACGACAAATGGCGGTTTTGATTTGAGTGGAAACTCGCTCGTTCCGTATAAGGATGATTATTTTATCCAATTGGTCAATATTATTTTAATTACTCTTGGGGCAATAGGCTTTCCAGTTCTAATTGAATTGAAAAATTACTTGTTTCCTAAAAATCCAGGTAAGCTTTTCCGTTTTTCCTTATTTACAAAACTGACTACTTTAACATTTGGGCTGTTGCTGTTATTTGGAACAGTCAGCATCATCATAATTGAGTCAAATCATTATTTTATAGGGATGAATTGGCATCAAATCTTTTTTAACGCATTCTTCCACTCTGCTTCAACGAGGAGCGGCGGTTTAGCAACAATGGATTTAAATGATTATACGATGGGAACATTAGTGATTTTCTGTATTCTCATGTTTATCGGTGCTTCACCAAGCTCTGTCGGCGGTGGGATCAGAACGACAACATTTGCCTTGAACCTGCTGTTTATTTACCATTATGCTAACGGCAATCGTCATATTAAGATCTTTAAAAGAGAAATACATGAAGAAGACATAATTAAATCGATGGTTGTAACTATTTTAGCCTTTTGTTTATGCTTCATTGCAACAGTTATTCTATGTATTACGGAGGATGCTCCACTCATCAAAATTTTATTTGAAGTATGTTCTGCTTTCGGAACGACTGGCTTGTCGCTAGGCTTAACTCCTGAATTGTCCGGTGTAGGAAAATGTGTCATTATGATTTTGATGTTTATTGGTAGAATCGGCTTAACATCCTTCATTTATATTATCGGAGGAAAAGAGAAAAAGGATAATTTCCATTACCCGAAAGAAAGAATCATTATTGGCTAA
- a CDS encoding alpha/beta-type small acid-soluble spore protein produces MASSNKLLVPGIEQYLDSIKYEIAQEFGVNLGSDTVSRANGSVGGEITKRLVQQAQAELSGKTQ; encoded by the coding sequence ATGGCTAGTTCAAATAAATTATTAGTTCCTGGAATTGAACAATATTTAGATAGCATTAAATATGAAATCGCCCAAGAATTTGGTGTTAATTTAGGTTCAGACACTGTTTCTAGAGCAAACGGCAGTGTCGGTGGAGAAATTACAAAACGCCTTGTTCAACAAGCTCAAGCAGAGCTATCTGGCAAAACTCAATAA
- a CDS encoding TerC family protein yields the protein MDFALLLEYGWVLLILVGLEGILAADNAVVMAVMVKHLPPEQQKKALFYGLFGAFVFRFATLFMISILVDVWQVQALGAVYLLYICFHNLYGKFAHRNKKEKEKEKKQSGFWMTVLKVELADIAFAIDSMLAAVALAITLTPTGWFNVGGIDGGQFTVMLLGGIIGLIIMRFAANWFVKLLHTRPTLETAAFMIVGWVGVKLAVFTLAHPEVAMLDEHFPESKVWKFIFWGVLLIIAVGGYFLSGKKAQKTAEES from the coding sequence ATGGATTTTGCATTGCTTTTAGAGTATGGTTGGGTGCTCCTGATTTTAGTTGGATTGGAAGGGATTTTGGCAGCTGACAATGCGGTTGTAATGGCCGTAATGGTTAAGCATTTACCTCCAGAGCAACAGAAAAAAGCCTTATTCTACGGCTTATTTGGTGCATTTGTTTTCCGCTTCGCTACATTATTCATGATTTCTATTCTGGTTGACGTTTGGCAGGTTCAAGCTCTTGGTGCAGTCTACTTATTGTATATTTGCTTCCATAATTTATATGGGAAGTTTGCACACAGAAATAAAAAAGAGAAAGAGAAAGAAAAGAAACAGTCCGGTTTTTGGATGACTGTATTAAAAGTAGAGCTTGCTGATATTGCATTTGCAATTGATTCTATGCTTGCTGCTGTTGCATTGGCAATAACGCTAACACCAACAGGCTGGTTCAATGTTGGCGGAATCGACGGCGGACAATTTACGGTTATGCTTCTTGGCGGTATTATCGGATTAATTATTATGCGATTTGCGGCAAACTGGTTTGTGAAACTTCTTCATACAAGACCAACCTTGGAGACAGCTGCTTTCATGATTGTCGGCTGGGTAGGGGTGAAATTGGCAGTATTTACTCTAGCACATCCAGAGGTTGCTATGCTTGATGAGCATTTTCCAGAATCAAAGGTTTGGAAGTTTATTTTCTGGGGTGTATTGTTAATCATTGCTGTGGGTGGCTACTTCCTTTCAGGCAAAAAAGCACAAAAAACAGCAGAAGAAAGCTAA
- a CDS encoding amino acid ABC transporter ATP-binding protein: MESVFSVEKLATPLEQRKDIIQVKGLNKWYGDHHVLKDVDLQVKQGEVIVVLGPSGSGKSTFIRTINALEEFQKGSIIVDNIALTDDLRNIEEIRKETGMVFQSFNLFPHMTILKNISLAPIWVRKWKKKKAEQIAMELLERVGIPEQANKYPGQLSGGQQQRVAIARALAMQPKIMLFDEPTSALDPEMVKEVLDVMKTLADSGMTMLVVTHEMGFARQVADRIILFDKGEIVEMGKPEDIFDNPKHERTKLFLSQIL; this comes from the coding sequence ATGGAGAGTGTATTTTCAGTAGAAAAGCTAGCAACGCCATTAGAGCAAAGAAAGGATATCATTCAAGTAAAAGGTTTAAACAAATGGTATGGTGATCATCACGTTTTAAAGGATGTTGACCTTCAGGTTAAGCAAGGAGAGGTCATCGTTGTACTTGGTCCTTCAGGCTCTGGAAAATCAACATTTATCCGGACAATCAATGCGTTAGAAGAGTTTCAAAAAGGTTCTATCATTGTCGACAATATTGCTCTGACAGATGATTTGAGAAATATCGAAGAAATAAGGAAAGAAACAGGCATGGTTTTTCAGTCTTTTAACTTGTTTCCACATATGACAATCCTAAAGAATATCTCACTTGCGCCAATTTGGGTAAGGAAATGGAAAAAGAAAAAGGCAGAGCAAATTGCAATGGAGCTGCTTGAGAGAGTCGGAATTCCAGAGCAAGCAAATAAGTATCCAGGTCAACTTTCTGGTGGACAACAGCAGCGTGTGGCAATTGCCAGAGCATTGGCAATGCAGCCGAAAATTATGCTTTTCGATGAACCAACATCAGCACTAGATCCTGAAATGGTGAAAGAGGTCCTAGATGTCATGAAGACACTTGCTGACTCTGGCATGACAATGCTTGTCGTCACACATGAGATGGGCTTTGCACGCCAAGTAGCAGACAGAATCATCTTGTTTGATAAAGGAGAAATCGTGGAGATGGGCAAACCAGAAGATATATTTGATAACCCGAAGCATGAACGCACAAAGCTATTTTTATCACAAATCCTGTAA
- a CDS encoding amino acid ABC transporter permease yields the protein MDNVRLGNSGNLVKSNSLSRLVKLQLWLKNNLFKDWKNAILTIIAAMFTGYVIAKVTTFLADSDWSVVTANLRLLMVGQFPMEEIWRLWVAVILVSVLFGASWGLWRNVIGHVAIALSVIMLIFAVVPYTESITKIYLGVSIASIYLFYAIGRKLSVLKIPVLVLWILVIPVSVGIINGFGILEPVSTNVWGGFLLTMVIASVAIICSFPIGLLLAVGRRSKLPVIKYTCIVYIEIIRGMPLIMILFIGQLLLPMFIGGEIQIDNILRAMIAFTLFSAAYLAENIRGGLQSIPRGQFEAAQALGLNNFKLMIFVILPQALKAVIPAMVGQFIAIFKDTSLVAVIGLADFLGMAKKVAANPEYLGKYMELYMFIALMYFIFCYLMSHVSKALEKSLSAGSR from the coding sequence TTGGATAATGTTAGGCTTGGCAACAGTGGAAATTTAGTGAAATCTAATTCCCTTAGCAGGCTGGTGAAATTACAGCTGTGGCTGAAAAACAATCTTTTTAAGGATTGGAAAAATGCAATTTTAACGATTATTGCTGCCATGTTTACTGGATATGTTATCGCTAAAGTTACTACATTTTTAGCTGACAGTGATTGGAGTGTTGTAACAGCAAACTTGCGACTCTTGATGGTTGGTCAATTCCCAATGGAGGAAATTTGGAGGCTGTGGGTCGCTGTAATTTTAGTATCTGTATTATTTGGTGCATCATGGGGATTATGGAGGAATGTTATCGGTCATGTTGCGATAGCCTTATCTGTCATTATGTTGATTTTTGCTGTTGTTCCATACACGGAATCCATTACAAAGATATATTTAGGTGTAAGCATTGCTTCTATTTACTTGTTTTATGCAATTGGCAGAAAGCTTTCTGTTTTAAAGATACCAGTTTTAGTTCTATGGATATTAGTTATTCCCGTATCAGTGGGAATTATTAATGGTTTTGGCATTCTTGAACCGGTAAGCACAAATGTTTGGGGTGGATTTTTACTGACGATGGTGATAGCTTCTGTTGCCATTATTTGCTCATTTCCAATCGGACTTCTGCTTGCTGTTGGCCGAAGAAGCAAGCTTCCGGTAATTAAATATACATGCATTGTTTATATTGAGATTATCCGCGGTATGCCATTAATTATGATTTTATTTATCGGTCAATTGCTACTGCCGATGTTTATTGGAGGAGAAATCCAAATTGATAATATTCTTAGAGCTATGATTGCCTTCACACTGTTTAGTGCTGCATACTTAGCGGAAAACATCAGGGGCGGGCTTCAATCCATCCCAAGAGGTCAATTTGAAGCAGCACAGGCACTAGGCTTAAATAACTTCAAACTAATGATTTTTGTAATTTTGCCTCAAGCATTAAAAGCAGTTATCCCAGCAATGGTAGGCCAATTCATCGCCATCTTTAAGGATACATCACTAGTTGCGGTGATTGGATTAGCAGATTTTCTTGGAATGGCCAAAAAGGTTGCAGCAAATCCAGAGTATTTAGGAAAGTATATGGAGCTATATATGTTTATTGCTTTAATGTATTTTATATTTTGCTATTTAATGTCACATGTCAGCAAAGCTTTGGAAAAATCATTAAGTGCAGGCAGTCGCTAA